GCTCGGAACGTTTTTTCCATCACGCTCCCACTCTGGACATTTTTTAACTTAGTTCGGACAAAGGCGGAACCTTTGCCTGGTTTGACGTGCAAGAATTCAAGCACTCGCCATACAGACCCATCTAATACAATCGAAACACCGGGTCGAAAGTCGTTACTGGAGATCATGAAACTTTCAAATTTTGGAAGACAATCGGCATTTATTGTACCCTTCTAGAGTCGTCATTGGGCATTTGTCATTAGTCATTTATCATTTGTCATTAGTCACTTGTACTGAGCGACTTGCCTTGAGCGAAGTCGAAAGGAGTCGAAGTATTTGTCATTTATCCTCCGCCCTTAACGTGGGAAGATTATTGATGGGTTACGTCCAGTCAACAATTTAATGCTGCATTTGAGTTATCCCATGCTTAACTTATTAAAATCCTGGCTGAAGAACAGCCTAATGGCAATACTGCTGGTAACAATATTTTTAGGCATAACTACAGCTGGGTGGACTCCCTCCAGTAGCGCCGCGCTGCCAGCCGGCAACGCAATTACCGACGGCAAGGCTTTGTTGCGGTATGCACTCCCGATAGATAACAAACCTGTACGGCAACTACAAGCCAGTTTAGAGGACATCTCTGCCCAACTGCGGGCTAATCGGCGATGGGGTGCTATTTCCAAGGACATCAGCAAAGCATCCCGAATTCTCGATAAACCCTCCCAAATCTTAACAAGCGTTCCCACAGAACGCCAACCCCAAGTAGAAGCTTGGATTACCGAGTTGAAATCTGGGGTGGGTAAATTAGAAGAATTGGCGAACAACAAAGATAAAGAACAAATTCTGCAAGAGAGAGGCAAACTTCTAAATCTTGTGACTCAGATAGAAGAGTCAATGGTAAAAGAATTCCCCTTTGAAGTGCCTGCCCAATACAGTAATCTGCCACAACTTAAAGGTCGCGCTACTGTAGAATTCAAAACCAACAAAGGCGATTTGACTGTCGTAGTGGATGGTTATAGTGCCCCTGTCACTGCTGGTAATTTTGTAGATTTAGTACAAAGGGGTTTTTACAATGGCTTAGAGTTTACCCGTTCTGAAGAATCTTACTTTCTGCAAACTGGAGATCCTGCAGGTAAAGATGTAGGTTTCATTGATCCCAAGACGGGCGAATATCGCGCTATTCCCTTAGAAGTTTTAGTTCAGGGTGATAAAACACCTACTTATGGTATTACGCTAGAAGAAGCTGGTCGTTACGTTGATATGCCAGTTCTGCCTTTCTCTGCTTTTGGTGCAGTAGTCATGGCTCGTCCCGAAAGTGAAGTAAATGGTGGTTCATCGCAATTTTTCTTCTTTCTCTTTGAACCGGAACTCACCCCCGCTGGACGCAACCTATTAGATGGTCGCTATGCCGTTTTTGGCTATCTCACCGAAGGCAAGGAAGTTTTGGATAAACTAAAGGCGGGTGACAAAATTGAATCGGCAAAAGTCGTTCAAGGAATAGAAAATCTGGTTGAGCCGCAAGCAGCATAAGAAGAGAGTAGGGGGAGAATAATTCCTGTACAGACGCGATTAATCGCGTCTCTTCTAACTCCCCTGATTTAGATTCCCGGCGGTGAATACTTGATCAACTGCGTTCACGAAGTGTGCCGAAGGTATCGCTAATTCTGAAAAAGTCCGTGATACAATTTCCTAAGTACCAGTAAAAACTGTTTCTTCGTAAAATCCATCTTCCAGTAGTAAAACTGAAACTTTTGCTTTCAATGGGTCTACAATCCAATATTCAGGAACCTCTAAGGCCGCATATTCAGATCGCTTATGGCGATAGTCCCGTTTCACCGACTCTGGACTGACCACCTCGACAATTAGTAACGGCGGTGACTGAAATACTGCTGAGGCATTCAACAATTCTCTAGCTTGCTCCACTGTTACTACACACAAATCAGTCAACCTAGATTTATTTCTACCCGTTCTCACCCCACTTTCTCGAAAACACAGCCAAGGCGAGCTACAACGTTTAATTTCTGCCTTGAAAGCAGTATCCAAAGAATCGACAATCAGAAAATGTTCAATAGTAGGTGGATTCATTAGCTCTAGCTTGCCAACCATCATCATAGGTTAAGTACTCTTCAAATGTGATGCTGGTTACTGGTGTTGTTACCATCCCAACTGACTCCTAGACGATACCCTTATATTAAACAGTAAAACAAATCATCAGTTTTCTTAGTAATTTTGCAACGCGGAAAACCGATTGTGAACAGTAATTTCTCTTCTCAACAAGTACAAGATATTGGTGAACAAGGTCTTTTAGAAAGATTACAGCGCTTCTGTCCGTCAGAAATTATTGGAGATGATGCAGCAGTACTTGTGACTGCACCAGAGCAATCTTTGGTAGTGACTACAGATGTGCTGATTGACGGCGTACATTTTAGCAACCTCACCACTTCCCCAGAAGATGCTGGTTGGCGAGCTGCTGCTGCCAATCTATCAGATTTAGCGGCAATGGGCGCTTCTCCATTGGGAATTACCGTCGGGTTAGGACTCCCTGGTGAAGTTAGGGTGAGTTGGGTTGAGCGACTGTACCAGGGAATAACAGAATGCCTGCAAAAATACAATACCTCAATTGTCGGAGGTGATGTGGTGCGATCGCCTGTGACGACTTTGGCAATTACCGCTTTTGGTCAAGTTTCCCCTTATCGAATTATCCGCCGTTCTGCTGCTGTTATCGGAGATGCGATCGTCGTTACAGGCGTTCATGGAGCTTCCCACGCTGGCTTAGAACTGCTCTTACATCCCCAATTAGGGCAAAGCCTCAAAGATGTAGAGCGCATGGCTCTAACGCGCGCACACCAGCGCCCACAGCCACGATTAGATGTCTTACCAATTCTGTGTAAAATTTTAGCATCCCCATCCCCCATACCCATTGCCGGTATGGATAGCAGCGATGGTTTGGCCGATGCAATTATCCAAATCTGCCGCGCCAGTGGCGTTGGCGCTGTCCTAGAACGCAGACAAATTTCCATGCCAGCAGCTTTTGACCATTGGCTAACAGAAGAGCAAGCGCTAGCTTATGCTCTATATGGTGGCGAAGACTTTGAATTAGTGCTTTGCTTGCCACAAAAGTCAGCATTAGCCTTAGTACAACATCTTGGTCAAGATGCTGCGATCGTAGGCAACATTACACCCGGATCAACAGTACTATTGCACGACGAACAAAAAAAATTCCCTGACCAAGTTCTGAGCCTTAGCCAGGGATTTCAGCATTTTAGTCAATAGTACTTTGTCATTTGTCCTTTGTCTTTTGTGAAAAACTAATGACCAATGACTAATGACCAATGACAAATTATTGCCACTTCTCAGCTACCAATTCTGCCAAATCCAAAACTCGTTGGCTGTAACCCCACTCGTTGTCATACCACGCCATAACTTTTACTAAGTCATTGCCCATAACCAAAGTCAAGCTGGAATCGACAATCGAAGAAGCATCACTACCTTGATAATCGGAAGATACCAATTCTAGTTCGCTATAGTCCAAAATGCCTTTAAGTGGGCCCTCAGCAGCATCTTTGAGAGCTTGGTTAACTTCTTCAGTAATAGTACGCTTCTCAACCTGAACTACGAAATCTACCATTGAGACGTTCGGGGTTGGTACACGCAAGGCAACGCCATTAAGCTTGCCTTTCAGGTCTGGGATAACCAGCGCCACTGCTTTCGCTGCACCAGTGGAGGTGGGTACAATGTTTATCGCTGCGGCCCTCGCCCGTCGCAAATCCCGGTGAGAAGCGTCTAGCAAACGCTGGTCGCCTGTATAGCTGTGGGTGGTGGTCATCGTACCTTTGATGATGCCGAACTTATCGTTCAATACCTTGGCAATTGGTGCCAAGCAGTTGGTAGTACAGCTAGCGTTACTGATAATGTTGTGTATGTTGTGGTCATAATCATGATGATTCACACCAACCACAAAAGTGCCATCCTCGTTTTTACCAGGAGCGGTAATCAGAACTTTCTTGGCTCCAGCATTCACATGCTTTAGCGCTCCTTCTTTGCTAGTAAATACGCCTGTTGCTTCGATAATTAGGTCAATTCCCCAATCTCTCCAGGGCAACTTTTCTGGGTTGCGATCGGATACGCACTTAATGGTCTTACCGTTAACGATGATAGAGTTATCATCGGCACTAATCTCAGCACCTTTGATCTTGCCTAGCATCGAGTCATACTTCAGCAGGTGAGCATTGGTTCTAGGATCTGATGTGTCATTAATAGCGACAAGATCGATTTGACTATTCTCTCTACCCACCCAGCAACGCGCAAAGTTACGTCCAATCCGCCCGAAACCGTTGATTGCAACTCTAATCACAGTGTCTTGCCCTCTGTATTTATGCTTATATGTTGATATCGTTGACCCCAATCATATCGCAAAGGGGGGGGGCACTTTTAACCATAAAGTGTTAGATCAATAAAAAAACACATAATTTATTCAGATTTGTTCGAGTAGAAACTGTTGTTAGTGATATATGATCTGACCGCTTCCGGTACTAAATAACGAATTGACTGGCGTTCGCGACACAATTTGCGAATTAGACTTGACGAAACTCCTACTAAAGGTATATTCAGGAGTTGCCAGTAAATGGTATATGACTGCTCCCTCATTTGTTGCTCCACTTGCTTGCAGATTAATTTGCTTTGAGTTATAGTCTCACCACCTAGCAGTCGGGGTGCGATTAACCAATCACACATTTGTGCTAGTTCGTGTCCACGGTACCAACGAGGTAAGGTTTGGAAAGTATCCAAGCCCACAATCCAGTACCAGTGAGTATTTGGGTAACAAGCAGATAAGTCAATCAGAGTGTTAATGGCGTATGAAGTCCCAGAGCGATTTGCCTCCACTAGTGAGACAGTAAACGCTGGGTTATCTTTTATGGCTAATTGCAGCATTTCCACGCGATGCTCAAACAAAGCTGCTTCTTTATGAGGAGGATTTAGGGATGGCACCCAAATTACCTTTTCAAGAGATACTTCTTGCATTGCTGTCTCGGCTATGAGCAGGTGTCCCCAGTGAATTGGATCAAATGTGCCACCAAAAATTGCTAGTTGCTGCATCCAGTTATGCCTGGGTTTTATGCAATTGAAAAATAGTTTCATTACCAATGTACTATTGTAGTCAATTCACGGCTAAACTTGATGCAATTTCAAATCAGTTTCACTAAACAATGTATTATGTAGCCAATTCCAGTAAGGTAGACAAAAATATGTATTTGACATTACAAGAATTTCTTTCCCGATGTAGCCAAAATTTTCAGAATAATCTTAACAACAGTTCAGAAATAGTAAAAACCTCCAACCAAGGTAAAATCATTCTGAACACGCAAAACCAGACTAGAAACAACATCTGGGCATTAAACATAAATACGATATAGGAGTAGTTACGGTAAAAATCAAATTCCTGTTATGATACGCGTGTCATTTGTGATTATGGTGTGGTGTGGTGTAAAAGGAGCAATAAATGACTAATTCTGTAGATTTTAGTGGTAGACCATTTCATTTTATTGGTATCGGTGGCATAGGTATGTCTGCTCTGGCATACGTTCTCGCCAAGCGTCAATTTCCAGTATCAGGTTCGGATCTTCGTCCAAACCACATTACGCACAAATTGGAATCTATCGGTGCCCATATTTTTGGTAGACAAGAGGCAAGTAATCTCGAATTCTTTCGTCCTCAAGTATTAAATTCACAAGAACAATTAGCTGCTGATACTAAGTCAAAACTACCTCAAGTCATTTGTTCAACAGCAATTAACACGAATAATTTAGAATATAAAGCAGCGTTGGAATTAGGTTGTCCAGTTTTACATCGTTCAGACGTACTAGCCGCCTTAATTGCCGATTACTACAGTATTGCAGTAGCAGGAACACACGGCAAAACTACAACCAGTAGTATGATTGGCTATATGCTTCTGGAAGCAGGTCTCGACCCAACGATTTTAGTAGGTGGCGAAGTCAATGCTTGGGAAGGTAATGCTCGATTAGGACAAAGCCAATATTTGGTAGCCGAAGCAGATGAATCTGATGGTTCCTTGGTAAAACACGCTCCAGAAATTGGCATCATCACCAACATTGAACTCGATCATCCTGACCATTACGATACATTAGAAGAAGTCATTGACATCTTCCAGACATTTGCTAAGGGTTGTAAAACTTTAATAGGTAGTATTGACTGTGCAACAGTGCGCGATCGCTTACAACCCACAATCAGCTACAGCTTACACTCAGATACCGACGCTGACTACACCGTTACTAATATTGATTATCGTGCTGATGGTACCACGGCTCTAGTTTGGGAAAGAGGCAAAGCCTTGGGCGTGTTGAAGTTGCGGCTGCTTAGTCGGCACAATCTCAGCAATGCTCTAGCAGCAGTAGCTGTTGGTCGCGCCTTGGGCTTAGAATTTGGAGCGATTGCCAAAGGTATTGCAACCTTTGAAGGAGCAAGGCGACGCTTTGAACTCCGGGGTGAGGTTGATGGTATTACCTTCATTGATGACTATGCTCATCATCCTAGCGAGATTCGCGTTACTCTCGCCGCCGCACGTTTACAGGCAAGGCCAGGACAAAGAGTGGTTGCTATCTTCCAACCCCATCGCTATAGCCGGACACTGACCTTTTTAGAAGAATTTGCCGAGTCCTTTACCCATGCTGATTTGGTTGTGCTGACTGATATTTACAGTGCAGGCGAACCCAATTTAGGTCAAATTACTGGTGAACAGCTAGCGGCAGAAATTGCTAAACAGCATTCGCAGGTAGTTTATCAACCAACTTTACCATCAGTGTGTGAGTACTTGCTACAAACACTACGCCCAGGAGACTTAGCGCTGTTTTTGGGGGCTGGGAACTTGAATCAGGTGATTCCTGAAGTAATTACCGCATTTTGCGAACCGGCTAAAGCCACATCTTAAGTGGAGACCCTGTAAAGACTTCATTTCTGAACAAAGTGCCCGTCTAGCAACGGTTCCATCTGTGAACTCTATTACCGTATCTTTGCGGTAAATTAATGTAAAAATTTTACCCATATAAAGTAAAAATGACCATTTCCCAGGCAGCTGGAAACGTCTGCACAGTTTCTGCTTTGAATACAAAGAAACATCAAACAACTAATTCGGTGGATAGTGAAGTAATTTACTTACCAAATACTGATTGTACGATCAAGTCCCAGGCTTGTTTGTCAGCGTTTACTTCCTATAGGGTTGGGGGAGCAGCTGATTTGTACGTTGCCCCCCGAAACTTAGAAGCACTGCAAGCCAGTCTGAAATACGCAAAAGAAGGCGATCTAAAGGTTACAACCCTGGGAGCAGGTTCTAACTTGCTAGTGAGCGATGGTGGTATATCAGGCTTAGTCATCGCGACTCGTCATCTCCGCTTCAGCCACTTTGACCCCCAAACCGGTCAATTAACCGTTGCTGCTGGAGAATCAATTCCCAGCTTGGCATGGGCGGCAGCAGAATTAGGGTGGCAAGGATTGGAGTGGGCTGTTGGTATACCTGGAACAGCCGGAGGTGCTGTGGTAATGAATGCAGGGGCACATAATAGCTGTATCGCAGATATGTTAGTGAGTGCCGAGGTTCTTTCACCCGATGGGACGCTGGAGACTCTTACCCCGGAACAGTTAGGTTATAGCTACCGGACTTCATTATTGCAAGGTGGCGATCGCATAGTCACCCAAGCCACCTTACAACTCGCGCCAGGTGCAGACCCAGCAAAAGTTGTAGCAATCACCAAAGAACACAAAAAGCATCGGTTAAGCACCCAACCATATAACTTCCCCAGTTGTGGGAGTGTGTTCCGCAATCCCAAACCTTACAGTGCTGGCTGGTTAATTGAACAAACTGGCCTCAAAGGCTACCAAATTGGTGGAGCGCAAGTAGCACTACTCCATGCTAATTTCATCGTTAACCGTGGTGGAGCCAAAGCTAGTGACATCTTCTGTCTCATTCGCCACATCCAACATCAGGTGCAAGAACGTTGGTCTATTAATTTAGAGCCAGAAGTCAAAATGCTCGGAGAGTTTCAAGGTGCTTGCTGAAACTTTCAATTCCGGGGATGGGGATTGGGAACTAGGCATATCAGTAAAGATGTGTCATAACCAATGCCCAGTGCCCAATTCCCAGATGCATTAATTATTGGTAAAAAAAGAGGCAAATTACTTACCGCATCTATAATTGAATTTGATTTGTTATTCAACGCACAAGCGTACAAATAATTATGACAGGAAAAGGACAGGGATTTGGTTTTGGTTTAGGAAAAATGAAGGAACTAGCCGATGCTTTTAAGAAAGCACAGCAAGTTCAAGAAGGTGCAAAGCGACTCCAAGAAGAATTGGAGCAAATGGAGATTCTAGGAGAATCTGGCGGTGGTCTGGTGAAGGTGATTGTCAGTGGGAACCAAGAACCCAAGCGGGTAGAAATTTCTCCAGATGCTCTTGCAGAAGGTGCAGAAGTACTTTCCGATCTCGTGACGGTGGCAATGAAAGAAGCCTATAACAAGTCCACAGCAACAATGCGGGAACGTATGGAAGAATTAACCAGTGGGTTGGAGTTACCTGGATTTTAGTCATTGGTCATTAGTCATTGGTGAGCCAGTACGGTCTTCTCCGAAAGGGAGAGGCTAGCGCCTTCGCGGAGCGTCTCGTAGAGAAGGGGGTTTCCCCCATGAGCAACTGGTGTTAGCGTTCGCGTAGCGTCTCGTAGAGAAGCGGTAGCAACGTAGGAGCGTCACCCGAATGGTCATTTGTCAAAAGACAAAGGACAAATGACTATTGACAAAGGACAAAAAACATCTATGCCTTACAAGTTGCTATTTGTCTGCTTAGGTAACATCTGCCGATCGCCATCGGCAGAAAACATAATGAATCATCTAATTGAGCAGGCAGGCTTGAGCGATGCCATCATCTGTGATTCAGCTGGTACATCTAGTTATCACGTGGGTAGCCCACCTGACAGACGCATGAGTGCTGCGGCTGCTACAAAGTTGGGAATTAAACTACGTGGTCAAGCACGCCAGTTTCAAAAGTCAGACTTTCAAGACTTTGATTTAATTTTGGCGATGGATCAAGAAAATTATGAGAATATCCTCACTCTCGATCGCACTGAGCAATATCAGCATAAAGTGCGTTTGATGTGTGAGTTTTGCTCTCGACACACCTTAAAGGAAGTTCCAGATCCTTACTACGGTGGTCAAGACGGATTTAATCAGGTTATTGATTTACTAATTGATGCTTGTGAAGGTCTGCTCACAAAAGTTAAAAGTGAAGAGTTCTGAGTTTTAATTCCTAACTCCTCACTTTTTTATTCGACTAAACCATGCTTCATAGCAAAACGCACTAATTCTGCTCGGTTGCTGGTTGAAGTTTTTCTCAATAAACTGCTAACGTACTTTTCCACTGTGCGGGGACTCAGGTGTAGCTGATGACCCATATCGGCATTAGACAAACCATGAGTCAATAACTCTAAGACTTCTTGTTCTCTATGAGTTAGGGATGAGTGTAAGTGGGATGTCTGAATTTGAGTAGACAGAGAATTATGGGCATCCCCCGGTTTTGTTAAGCCGGAAATGCCCAAACTTTCTTTATGAGAAAAGCGATACTCCGATTGAATAATTTGCGATCGCTCCAAAAGATTGCGGATTGCTGCTGCTAACTCTTCCAATTCAAAAGGTTTGGGTAAGTATAAATCGCACCCTGACTGATAGCCCAGAATTCTTTCCTGGGTCTTAGTTCGGGCTGTTAATAAAATTACAGGTAATAACCGAAACATTGCTTGTTGACGCACCCTACGCACCAGTTCGTAGCCATTCATCTGTGGCATGATGATATCCGTGACAATCAAATCAGGATTATACTCATCCACCATAAACAAAGCCTCTTGACCGTCATTAGCCGTGATCACTGAGTAGCCAGACAGTTCAAGATAGTCGCTAACAGACAGACGAGTGCCCAAATCATCATCCACTACAAGGATCGTCAAGGGCATGGACAATACACCCCTAGCATTTTTTTTACTCAGAAATTTGCTTCTACGCGCTTCATAAGTGAACACTGGCAAGAATAGTGTTCTTATGTTTCATACTATGACAGGATTACCAGGTAATGACTGCCTTCAGGGTTGATTTATAAAGAAAATCTTAAATCTTTTATAAGGTTAACGAAGTGCAACTCACTTTT
The Nostoc punctiforme PCC 73102 genome window above contains:
- a CDS encoding YbaB/EbfC family nucleoid-associated protein, translating into MTGKGQGFGFGLGKMKELADAFKKAQQVQEGAKRLQEELEQMEILGESGGGLVKVIVSGNQEPKRVEISPDALAEGAEVLSDLVTVAMKEAYNKSTATMRERMEELTSGLELPGF
- the thiL gene encoding thiamine-phosphate kinase; amino-acid sequence: MNSNFSSQQVQDIGEQGLLERLQRFCPSEIIGDDAAVLVTAPEQSLVVTTDVLIDGVHFSNLTTSPEDAGWRAAAANLSDLAAMGASPLGITVGLGLPGEVRVSWVERLYQGITECLQKYNTSIVGGDVVRSPVTTLAITAFGQVSPYRIIRRSAAVIGDAIVVTGVHGASHAGLELLLHPQLGQSLKDVERMALTRAHQRPQPRLDVLPILCKILASPSPIPIAGMDSSDGLADAIIQICRASGVGAVLERRQISMPAAFDHWLTEEQALAYALYGGEDFELVLCLPQKSALALVQHLGQDAAIVGNITPGSTVLLHDEQKKFPDQVLSLSQGFQHFSQ
- a CDS encoding type I glyceraldehyde-3-phosphate dehydrogenase encodes the protein MIRVAINGFGRIGRNFARCWVGRENSQIDLVAINDTSDPRTNAHLLKYDSMLGKIKGAEISADDNSIIVNGKTIKCVSDRNPEKLPWRDWGIDLIIEATGVFTSKEGALKHVNAGAKKVLITAPGKNEDGTFVVGVNHHDYDHNIHNIISNASCTTNCLAPIAKVLNDKFGIIKGTMTTTHSYTGDQRLLDASHRDLRRARAAAINIVPTSTGAAKAVALVIPDLKGKLNGVALRVPTPNVSMVDFVVQVEKRTITEEVNQALKDAAEGPLKGILDYSELELVSSDYQGSDASSIVDSSLTLVMGNDLVKVMAWYDNEWGYSQRVLDLAELVAEKWQ
- the murC gene encoding UDP-N-acetylmuramate--L-alanine ligase — protein: MTNSVDFSGRPFHFIGIGGIGMSALAYVLAKRQFPVSGSDLRPNHITHKLESIGAHIFGRQEASNLEFFRPQVLNSQEQLAADTKSKLPQVICSTAINTNNLEYKAALELGCPVLHRSDVLAALIADYYSIAVAGTHGKTTTSSMIGYMLLEAGLDPTILVGGEVNAWEGNARLGQSQYLVAEADESDGSLVKHAPEIGIITNIELDHPDHYDTLEEVIDIFQTFAKGCKTLIGSIDCATVRDRLQPTISYSLHSDTDADYTVTNIDYRADGTTALVWERGKALGVLKLRLLSRHNLSNALAAVAVGRALGLEFGAIAKGIATFEGARRRFELRGEVDGITFIDDYAHHPSEIRVTLAAARLQARPGQRVVAIFQPHRYSRTLTFLEEFAESFTHADLVVLTDIYSAGEPNLGQITGEQLAAEIAKQHSQVVYQPTLPSVCEYLLQTLRPGDLALFLGAGNLNQVIPEVITAFCEPAKATS
- the murB gene encoding UDP-N-acetylmuramate dehydrogenase is translated as MTISQAAGNVCTVSALNTKKHQTTNSVDSEVIYLPNTDCTIKSQACLSAFTSYRVGGAADLYVAPRNLEALQASLKYAKEGDLKVTTLGAGSNLLVSDGGISGLVIATRHLRFSHFDPQTGQLTVAAGESIPSLAWAAAELGWQGLEWAVGIPGTAGGAVVMNAGAHNSCIADMLVSAEVLSPDGTLETLTPEQLGYSYRTSLLQGGDRIVTQATLQLAPGADPAKVVAITKEHKKHRLSTQPYNFPSCGSVFRNPKPYSAGWLIEQTGLKGYQIGGAQVALLHANFIVNRGGAKASDIFCLIRHIQHQVQERWSINLEPEVKMLGEFQGAC
- a CDS encoding response regulator transcription factor, coding for MPLTILVVDDDLGTRLSVSDYLELSGYSVITANDGQEALFMVDEYNPDLIVTDIIMPQMNGYELVRRVRQQAMFRLLPVILLTARTKTQERILGYQSGCDLYLPKPFELEELAAAIRNLLERSQIIQSEYRFSHKESLGISGLTKPGDAHNSLSTQIQTSHLHSSLTHREQEVLELLTHGLSNADMGHQLHLSPRTVEKYVSSLLRKTSTSNRAELVRFAMKHGLVE
- a CDS encoding low molecular weight protein-tyrosine-phosphatase; translated protein: MPYKLLFVCLGNICRSPSAENIMNHLIEQAGLSDAIICDSAGTSSYHVGSPPDRRMSAAAATKLGIKLRGQARQFQKSDFQDFDLILAMDQENYENILTLDRTEQYQHKVRLMCEFCSRHTLKEVPDPYYGGQDGFNQVIDLLIDACEGLLTKVKSEEF
- a CDS encoding peptidylprolyl isomerase, which translates into the protein MLNLLKSWLKNSLMAILLVTIFLGITTAGWTPSSSAALPAGNAITDGKALLRYALPIDNKPVRQLQASLEDISAQLRANRRWGAISKDISKASRILDKPSQILTSVPTERQPQVEAWITELKSGVGKLEELANNKDKEQILQERGKLLNLVTQIEESMVKEFPFEVPAQYSNLPQLKGRATVEFKTNKGDLTVVVDGYSAPVTAGNFVDLVQRGFYNGLEFTRSEESYFLQTGDPAGKDVGFIDPKTGEYRAIPLEVLVQGDKTPTYGITLEEAGRYVDMPVLPFSAFGAVVMARPESEVNGGSSQFFFFLFEPELTPAGRNLLDGRYAVFGYLTEGKEVLDKLKAGDKIESAKVVQGIENLVEPQAA
- the nadD gene encoding nicotinate (nicotinamide) nucleotide adenylyltransferase, which encodes MQQLAIFGGTFDPIHWGHLLIAETAMQEVSLEKVIWVPSLNPPHKEAALFEHRVEMLQLAIKDNPAFTVSLVEANRSGTSYAINTLIDLSACYPNTHWYWIVGLDTFQTLPRWYRGHELAQMCDWLIAPRLLGGETITQSKLICKQVEQQMREQSYTIYWQLLNIPLVGVSSSLIRKLCRERQSIRYLVPEAVRSYITNNSFYSNKSE